A single region of the Coregonus clupeaformis isolate EN_2021a unplaced genomic scaffold, ASM2061545v1 scaf1369, whole genome shotgun sequence genome encodes:
- the LOC121562168 gene encoding transcription factor AP-2-delta-like isoform X1 — protein sequence MALLHERRAQTNTQKLILIRHDGSNSYRLMQLGCLESVANSSVAYSSSSPLTAYPAAATEFASPYFSTNHQYTPLHHQSFHYDFQHSHPAVGPEAYGLNSLHSGQYYQQIHHATHGDADFINLHSARALKSSCLDEQQRRELGCLDAYRRHDLSLMTSHGGQYGMHHDQRLLPAAGLGLPPPGADDLQGSVEAQCGLVLNGQGGIIRRGGTCVVNPTDLFCSVPGRLSLLSSTSKYKVTIAEVKRRLSPPECLNASLLGGILRRAKSKNGGRCLREKLDRLGLNLPAGRRKAANVTLLTSLVEGEALHLARDFGYTCETEFPTKAAGEHLARQHNEPKETSGRKKMVLATKQICKEFQDLLSQDRSPLGSSRPTPILDLDIQRHLTHFSLITHGFGTPAVCAALSTFQTVLSEMLNFLDKHSAAGNPGKTSGQETEKTGTVRKTSELLNKDGKAEKTE from the exons ATGGCCCTTCTGCATGAGCGCAgagcacaaacaaacacacaaaaactTATCCTG ATACGTCATGACGGGTCCAACAGTTACCGTCTGATGCAGCTAGGTTGCCTTGAGAGCGTCGCCAACTCCTCGGTGGCTTATAGCTCGTCCTCGCCGCTCACAGCCTACCCCGCTGCGGCTACAGAGTTCGCCTCGCCCTACTTCTCCACCAACCACCAGTACACCCCCCTGCACCACCAGTCCTTCCACTATGACTTCCAGCACTCCCACCCCGCGGTGGGACCGGAGGCGTACGGCCTCAACTCTCTCCACTCTGGGCAGTATTACCAGCAGATTCACCACGCGACACACGGAGATGCAGACTTCATCAACCTGCACAGTGCCCGTGCACTCAAGTCCTCGTGCCTGGACGAGCAGCAGCGGCGCGAGCTGGGCTGCCTGGACGCCTACCGGCGCCATGACCTGTCTTTGATGACGTCACACGGCGGGCAGTACGGGATGCACCACGACCAGAGGCTGCTGCCTGCGGCCGGTCTTGGGCTCCCTCCCCCCGGGGCGGATGACCTGCAG GGCTCCGTGGAGGCGCAGTGCGGGCTCGTGCTCAATGGCCAAGGCGGCATCATCCGAAGAG GAGGTACCTGTGTGGTGAACCCCACAgatctgttctgctctgtccccGGCCGTCTGTCTCTCCTCAGCTCAACCTCTAAATATAAAGTCACCATCGCTGAGGTGAAGAGACGCCTCTCACCTCCAGAGTGTCTCAACGCCTCACTACTGGGAGGAATCCtccgcag AGCTAAGTCTAAGAATGGTGGTCGTTGTCTGAGAGAAAAGTTAGATCGACTGGGCCTCAACCTGCCAGCTGGACGGAGAAAAGCTGCAAACGTTACACTGCTCACCTCTCTGGTGGAAG gTGAGGCGCTCCACCTGGCCAGAGACTTTGGTTATACGTGTGAGACAGAGtttcctaccaaggcagcaggAGAACACCTAGCCAGACAACACAACGAACCCAAGGAGACCAGCGGACGCAAGAAGATGGTGCTGGCCACCAA GCAGATCTGTAAAGAGTTCCAGGACCTGTTGAGTCAGGACCGTTCTCCTCTTGGCTCCTCCAGACCCACACCTATTCTGGACCTGGATATACAGAGACACCTCACACACTTCag TCTGATCACCCATGGCTTCGGGACTCCGGCAGTGTGCGCGGCTCTCAGCACCTTCCAGACCGTTCTTAGTGAGATGCTCAACTTCCTGGATAAACATTCTGCCGCCGGGAACCCTGGGAAAACCTCTGGTCAGGAGACGGAAAAGACTGGAACTGTCCGGAAAACCAGCGAGCTGCTCAATAAAGACGGAAAAGCTGAAAAGACAGAGTAG
- the LOC121562168 gene encoding transcription factor AP-2-delta-like isoform X2, translating to MSATFPGLVHDAEIRHDGSNSYRLMQLGCLESVANSSVAYSSSSPLTAYPAAATEFASPYFSTNHQYTPLHHQSFHYDFQHSHPAVGPEAYGLNSLHSGQYYQQIHHATHGDADFINLHSARALKSSCLDEQQRRELGCLDAYRRHDLSLMTSHGGQYGMHHDQRLLPAAGLGLPPPGADDLQGSVEAQCGLVLNGQGGIIRRGGTCVVNPTDLFCSVPGRLSLLSSTSKYKVTIAEVKRRLSPPECLNASLLGGILRRAKSKNGGRCLREKLDRLGLNLPAGRRKAANVTLLTSLVEGEALHLARDFGYTCETEFPTKAAGEHLARQHNEPKETSGRKKMVLATKQICKEFQDLLSQDRSPLGSSRPTPILDLDIQRHLTHFSLITHGFGTPAVCAALSTFQTVLSEMLNFLDKHSAAGNPGKTSGQETEKTGTVRKTSELLNKDGKAEKTE from the exons ATGTCAGCCACGTTCCCCGGTTTGGTCCATGATGCCGAG ATACGTCATGACGGGTCCAACAGTTACCGTCTGATGCAGCTAGGTTGCCTTGAGAGCGTCGCCAACTCCTCGGTGGCTTATAGCTCGTCCTCGCCGCTCACAGCCTACCCCGCTGCGGCTACAGAGTTCGCCTCGCCCTACTTCTCCACCAACCACCAGTACACCCCCCTGCACCACCAGTCCTTCCACTATGACTTCCAGCACTCCCACCCCGCGGTGGGACCGGAGGCGTACGGCCTCAACTCTCTCCACTCTGGGCAGTATTACCAGCAGATTCACCACGCGACACACGGAGATGCAGACTTCATCAACCTGCACAGTGCCCGTGCACTCAAGTCCTCGTGCCTGGACGAGCAGCAGCGGCGCGAGCTGGGCTGCCTGGACGCCTACCGGCGCCATGACCTGTCTTTGATGACGTCACACGGCGGGCAGTACGGGATGCACCACGACCAGAGGCTGCTGCCTGCGGCCGGTCTTGGGCTCCCTCCCCCCGGGGCGGATGACCTGCAG GGCTCCGTGGAGGCGCAGTGCGGGCTCGTGCTCAATGGCCAAGGCGGCATCATCCGAAGAG GAGGTACCTGTGTGGTGAACCCCACAgatctgttctgctctgtccccGGCCGTCTGTCTCTCCTCAGCTCAACCTCTAAATATAAAGTCACCATCGCTGAGGTGAAGAGACGCCTCTCACCTCCAGAGTGTCTCAACGCCTCACTACTGGGAGGAATCCtccgcag AGCTAAGTCTAAGAATGGTGGTCGTTGTCTGAGAGAAAAGTTAGATCGACTGGGCCTCAACCTGCCAGCTGGACGGAGAAAAGCTGCAAACGTTACACTGCTCACCTCTCTGGTGGAAG gTGAGGCGCTCCACCTGGCCAGAGACTTTGGTTATACGTGTGAGACAGAGtttcctaccaaggcagcaggAGAACACCTAGCCAGACAACACAACGAACCCAAGGAGACCAGCGGACGCAAGAAGATGGTGCTGGCCACCAA GCAGATCTGTAAAGAGTTCCAGGACCTGTTGAGTCAGGACCGTTCTCCTCTTGGCTCCTCCAGACCCACACCTATTCTGGACCTGGATATACAGAGACACCTCACACACTTCag TCTGATCACCCATGGCTTCGGGACTCCGGCAGTGTGCGCGGCTCTCAGCACCTTCCAGACCGTTCTTAGTGAGATGCTCAACTTCCTGGATAAACATTCTGCCGCCGGGAACCCTGGGAAAACCTCTGGTCAGGAGACGGAAAAGACTGGAACTGTCCGGAAAACCAGCGAGCTGCTCAATAAAGACGGAAAAGCTGAAAAGACAGAGTAG